In Acidobacteriota bacterium, the following proteins share a genomic window:
- a CDS encoding HEPN domain-containing protein, whose amino-acid sequence MSLEKLRKEAARWLSQARADLRAAEVSRQAGCFEWACFQAQQCAEKILKAFWMHHGIDPWGHSVLKLMQDFPDPALRDSLLKPLQGHARLLDKLYIPTRYPNGLPDLTPSQVYGDTDAEQAIQATTGILKDLEAALLP is encoded by the coding sequence ATGAGCCTTGAAAAGTTGCGCAAGGAAGCCGCCCGGTGGCTGTCACAGGCTCGTGCGGACCTCCGTGCCGCGGAGGTCTCCCGGCAGGCCGGTTGTTTCGAGTGGGCGTGTTTTCAGGCTCAACAGTGCGCAGAGAAAATCCTGAAAGCGTTCTGGATGCATCACGGCATCGACCCGTGGGGGCACTCGGTCCTGAAACTGATGCAGGACTTTCCGGACCCGGCCTTGCGCGACAGCCTTCTCAAGCCGCTCCAGGGCCACGCCCGCCTGCTCGACAAGCTGTACATCCCCACCCGCTACCCCAACGGGCTTCCGGACCTGACTCCATCCCAGGTCTACGGCGATACCGACGCGGAACAGGCGATCCAGGCCACGACAGGCATTCTCAAAGACCTCGAGGCGGCGCTCCTGCCCTGA